ACTGTGGGTCCCTTTCCCAGACCCTGCTGTGTCCATGTGAGCATAGACTGGCAGATGTGTGCAAAGACTGTTGTTTCAGAATGTATCAAACTTCTGTTATTTGGCAATCAGCTATGGGATGGTCCTAGGGCAGGCAGATGCTTTGCAGTGTGATCTAGCTAAGCAACAAGTGCAttacatttctcctttttttttttttttttttttttttgttcccagtCAGCTGCTGGCTTCACAATGAGCTCCATTTCCAGACCAATTACTGAGTTTTGCCTTGATCTCTATGATAAATtcaacaaaacagcagaaggcCAAAACATCCTCTTCTCTCCAACAAGCATCTCTGTCGCCCTTGCCCTGATCCATCTAGGGACAAGAAACAACACAGCCGCTCAGATAGAAAAAGTAAGTACCAATGAAACGCTCTGAGATGCTTCCACATAGCTTGCTGTTCCCTTAATGGAAATGCTGGGCATTTTCTTAAGCACAACGTGCGCTTAGGAAACAAGCATGAACACAGGCTCAGGTGCTGTCTTCAGAGCCGTGCTTGGAGTGCCACGATCCCTGCCATCTCCCTGTATGAGTTGCTGCATGCTCCTGTGCAAATTCAGGGATGTGGGGcaagagctgaatgcagggagTTGGTACACCACAGCAGGGCACTCTGGtctttccccagcctgctgccagaATGTCAACCTTGGTTTCAAAATTTTGGGCAGGTGCTTTCTCTTGTGGTTGCTCTGAGATCCCTGGAAGTGTgtgtgcaggcaggcaggcacagtCTGACTGCTGGGTCACCTGCGGCCAAGGGAGACATGTCCTCGTTATGAGGTTCCCAGAAACTTCTGCTTAAATGTATAGGAAATCAATTAttcctcataaaaaaaaaaaaaaaaaaaacaaaaaaaaaaaactttcgACTTTGTACACTGCAACATTATTATTATGGAGAAGTATCTGGAAATTTTTCAGTGAGATATTTGCACAGTAGAAACAAGGTCCAGTTTCCATCAAGAGCACTATGGTTTTGACACATTTCCTAAGCTGATGAAAAGATTATAAATGATTGTAATAGGCCAGTTTTGTGTGCAAAGCAAAGCATCTTTGTCTCTCTGCCTGAGGCGATTTTTCGTTTTGAAATTTTAGGTAACTGtagcattaaaaatgcaaaccacACATAAACATTTTGAGGTGGAGGACAGTAGCATTTTGGGGACTAAATTTGTTGGTTCACtaacagaaatgtgaatttgAACATGAATAAATGGACAATTTCAAGTCTGTCTTTTCAGCCTGACTGAAGCTGAGAAAACATCTTTCATAAAACACCATTTATCCATGACAGCACAGCGAATCTTTCAAacaaggaaaatgcatttatccCAGTTACAATTGCCTTAATTTGGCCTCTTCAATTTTAGGTGCTCCACTTCAGCAGTGCTGCGGGAAGAACGGGCCTTGGATCTGAGCTTGAGAGTGCAGCCCCGGAAAACAAGCCAGAACGAAGCCAGGAAGGACagtcttccctctcctcccaggtAAGTCCTGGGATGCGTAGCACAGGAGCCTTTTCTTCACTTCATGGTAAGTAGATATAAAGCACCACAGACTTCCACTGGAGGGAGTCAAGATCACACGCAGAAAGTCTGTCTGATCCGCTCGGAAACGCCTGACACAAGGCGTTACCTTCTTGCGGGCCAGGCCTTCTATAAAGTCAATACCAAAGCCTCCAGACAAAGGAGGATCAGGCTTCAAAGTTTAGATTAGTTGACTACAGCTTAGCTGGATTTAAAAATCGACATAACGGTAATTAGCCCTATAATATAACCTAACTAGGATGCAAATTAACAACCAAAGCTATATTGAGGAATCCTTACAATTACTGTGTTTGAAATATTCCTAGTGTAACACAGATGGGAATCTTAACCACGAAGCATTCCATGCACTGCTTCTACAACTACAAAACCTTGGCAAAAGCTACGTGTTAAGCCTGGCCAGCAATCTCTTTATACAAGAAAAATTTGAACCGAAGCAGGTAAGTTACCTACATCTCATGACTGCTGTGGCCTGACCGCCAGCTTCCCTGTAACCATAAGCCTCACTGTTGCTCCCTCATGCGTATTTTTGAGCACCTGATGTTCTTTTGGAGCTGTGCCTCTTAAGGCTGTTGGGGAAGGAAGAGACAAGAATGTCAGCTTGTAAggcttctgtttaaaaaaaataataaaataaaaaaatcagcctgTGGATATCAATGGCTGTAGAGCAAAAAAATAGAGCAGGAGGCTTTTCACCTTTGACATATGTCTACCCTCAGCCAGAGGTATGACTATGGCCAAAAATGGCCTATTCAAGCTATCTGCAAGCTGCTTATGGGATATCTTGCTCTTTATatctttgctttgctgttttttgttgttgttgttttctgctgaaTGATTTGGTTACTGAGCATCAAACAACACATCttgcactttatttatttatttatttatttttctggaccTCAGGTATGCAGTCTTCCATGGGAAGACTTCTTGTGGctttctttttatctatttgcatttttttgccTATGCATTAGAATAATTCTCTCTtcttcaaagatttttctgaataaacTTTTGATAACTGatgtttccaaagcaaaattttgctGTATGGAGTCAACAAGACTGGCACCATTTCTAAAATAGTTCTGAATCATTGATTtgtttggaaatggaaaaaatgctgaacagaTTTGactaacttttattttgtttacagaaatatcTAATGTGCAGTAAGAAACTGTatggagcagagctgcaaacaGTGGACTTTCAAAGGGATCTTGAAGCAGCCATACTAAAAATTAATGCTTGGGTTGAAAATAAGACACAaggtaaaacaaagcaaaaccaaaagctaTGCTATCAACGTCTGTGCAGAGTCAAAACTCCGCAGCTGAGCTTACTGCAAAGGGAAAGATACACTCATGTAAACAGAAATAAGTGATTAATGGTGCTGTCTTCTTTCCAATGGAAGGGTGCCACCTGGCACGTATATATTGTTACTGATGGCCCAGAGTTGGGTAGGACAGTGGTCCCATGCCCCTTCCTGCTCCAAACAGGCCACTGCCAGGTAATGTTGCTGAGGAATTTACCATTTGTTTCCCTATGTTGTCCCAGTCCTTTAAACAAACAACGAGTTGGATTTCTAAGGTTCTCCATAGCTAACTTCACAGACAAGTAATTAAATCTCAATCCAGAGTCTTAACAACAACTAACAAATACTtgtgttttccaaaatttcCTTTAGGTAAAATCAAGGAACTCTTTGCTTCTGGAATGATTGATATGAATACACTTCTGGTGCTGGTGAATGTAATCTACTTCAAAGCATCCTGGGAACACAagtttgagggaaaaaatacagttcagagagattttaaaCTGAATCAGGTACATCTGCCTCCTGTAAATCTCAACATTATTTACCCTAGACACTGTGAGCATTGTAGCAAGCATAACCGAGAAGCACAATATCCAGGGGATTCAGCTGTGCTGTGAGGAAGGTGTGAGTGTGCTGAGAACTTAACCTGCCTCTCCTGTTGGGCATAGATAGCAGGAGGgcttttcacaggaaaacataatctttactgaaaaaaacatgcaagcCTCAGAAATTGCAACAACTCAGGGTTTTGCTTCAACAACTGGCAAAACACAAGTGTAAGCCCTGATCAGCGCTTTTGAACCAAGTAGTCATTACATGGATGGAGGCCAGTTCTAAAATCCCATTTCATACTGGCTCCAAGGGGTCATCTTGGCTTTAACAAGGATTGGCCATCCTGGTTCAATACATTTTAACATGAGCTATGCATTTGATAGgttaaaacagacaaacaaaccaaacaaactagGCCAGATATTAAGAAGCTACAAATATGCagactaaatttaaaaatatgaaaaattctCATAgggtattttgttttatttatagtaTTTGCAatgtttaaaagtttattttcaatatattttaatttttagtccccttttccatttttagtcCCTTATGTATATCAACAAAGCATTTCCTGTTTAACTCAGGTATTGTCAATATGATTGCCAAGCAAACTCCTTAACAAGCACATTCTTCCAAGTATTGTGCAATTTGTCTAACAGATGTCTTCAGAAAAGACATTCAgcccttttcctttcatttaattcagttttaaattctTTCCATATGTTTCACTAATATTCTATTAGTTCTCATctccaacaaaaacaaacaaaaaaagacaaaaccaaacaaacccacaaagaACACAGATTTAGTTCTGATCTTAGGTTGAGGAGCTTTGTATGGGTAAAAGTCTCTTTCATGTGTTTCttatttatcaaaacaaaagGCCAGGAAAGCATATACTGCTAGTTATAGTGTTGCATTGCATTGTTAAGAGGACAGTAAGAAACTGTAATATTGGTGACTTATATTTGtgacatattttgaaatatttaagatgtggctttgaatacagaaattgaaaatgGCCTATGGCTGAGAACATCTGGAGCACTGCTGCAGTCAGAGAAACTATGAGATAGAGAGAAactctatatatttttcttcatatgctAATCAATattaacaggatttttttctgaaaatgtcatctACTAATATGCTTCTTTCACTGCTTTAGAAGCTAGGTAAGAAGTTAGCTAACAGTAAAATGAAACCTGCGCCTTTATACACCTTTTGAACAAccccatcacacacacacacacacacacacacactaaaaaaaaaacaa
The genomic region above belongs to Cygnus atratus isolate AKBS03 ecotype Queensland, Australia chromosome 2, CAtr_DNAZoo_HiC_assembly, whole genome shotgun sequence and contains:
- the LOC118250959 gene encoding leukocyte elastase inhibitor-like isoform X2; translation: MSSISRPITEFCLDLYDKFNKTAEGQNILFSPTSISVALALIHLGTRNNTAAQIEKVLHFSSAAGRTGLGSELESAAPENKPERSQEGQSSLSSQCNTDGNLNHEAFHALLLQLQNLGKSYVLSLASNLFIQEKFEPKQKYLMCSKKLYGAELQTVDFQRDLEAAILKINAWVENKTQGKIKELFASGMIDMNTLLVLVNVIYFKASWEHKFEGKNTVQRDFKLNQNESKPVQMMYQKGTFKLGYIEELGTQVLELPYAQKSLSMIILLPGDMADGSAGGLEQIESTMTYENLMLWSSSEHMFETTVEVYLPRFKLEGTFDLNEVLKAMGMTDIFTEKADLSALSPVKSLVLSTVVHKTYVEVNEEGTVAAAATGAVIVRRSLPLTEVFMADHPFLFFIRHNPTNTILFFGKLCSP